Below is a genomic region from Medicago truncatula cultivar Jemalong A17 chromosome 3, MtrunA17r5.0-ANR, whole genome shotgun sequence.
TGTTCAAGCGGTGGAATTATCACTTTAGCGGCCAAAACCTGCGTTGGAGGAGAAGTTACCTTTTAAAGCTTCTTTAAATCACGGTGATACTccatccggtcactattataagcatgactttttagatacattgaataattaatgtattaagtctataataaagactagATACATTAactattcaatgtatctaaaatgtcaaattttggttataatagtgaccgaacAGAGTATATGCCTAGGGACGCGCAAAAGGTGTTTTCGCCCGAAATCCAAACACATCATCCGTGTGTCAAAACCTTAAAAGACAACATAAAAAGACAATCATTGTGAAACGGGTTAAGATTCTctccatttataatttttttatttattttatttagagagataaaaacacacaaaaaataaaaagtaattaataatgataaaatCCACTTAACGGTAGGATCCATCACttattttttatgtcaataACTTTCTAAATTGCcgaaatgccgaaattgttaggccggatgccttgaccggggttcgaaccccggtacctccacttgtgtgtgtgagttcataatggctttgccatttcgtctatctaccaaaaaaaaaaaaactttctaaaTTGCatcttttcatttatttttataaataaaaagtatcCTTACCCTTGTGAAATGGAGGGagttattagagatatagttTAGTCACGGTTAGTATTAGTTCTAGAGTAGTATATATAGTTGTAACCACCCCATTAGTGGGTTAATTCACTTATTTGTAATATTCAATTTATCATCAATACAAACattatttgagtttttcttaATGTTTGCTAACGGGAGTAAATTGTttcctcatttttctttttcaactgcCGAATTTACAGCTGTATATACAATAATGAGTGCAGAACAGTGTAGCATTTCCGTCAACTAACCAGCATATTCTATTCACTGCCAACCAAGAAAGTCAACATTACAACGGCTCCAAACCCCGATTAATCACACCACTAACCTTAACCACCTACACAAATCACCATTCACTAGAGCCACGTCACAACGATCCATATATAAACAACACACACTAATTTCATTTTACTCAACACTACCACCAAACACGGAAAACGCCGCAACACCATCATGAACCACGATTCATCATCTCTCAGCAATGAAGAAACTTCAAACACGCGCTGCACCTTCTGCTTCCCCTGCTTCGGTTCTCGTCACTCCACCACCACCGAACCATGGTGGGAGCGCGTGAGAGCTTCGTCTGTATCGCGTGGATTCATGAAAATCCGCGAGTGGTCAGAGATCGTTGCTGGACCACGGTGGAAGACGTTTATTCGGAGGTTCAACCGGAACAAGAGCGGTGGTTTCCGTCATGCGGGGAAGTATCAATACGATCCTTTGAGTTACGCTTTGAATTTCGATGAGGGACAGAATGGGGAGTTCGAAAATGATTCTCCTGATGGGTTTCGGAATTTTTCAGCTCGTTATGTTGCGGCCGTTCCGACTTTGAAGTCTGATTCGACGGATTTGGAACAAAACGTCGCCGTTTCAAGCTcagaatgaagaaaaaagaaagaaagaaagattgaAGCTACTATGGAAATTGGAAACTAGGTTACTGTGTTTTGAAAGCATGACGTcacttctctattttttattttattttgtaatataGCTTAAAGGAAATTTTTAAGAAGAGTTATATGATtatactacattttttttttttttgaagaattatagttttatattttatgatgtACATTTTTAGTTGCgagtcaatttttttgttctgttttggGTTGCAGATTGTAAATTTTCAGCATATTTTTCAGAATATTCTTATTTATCATACTTGATTTTAATACTAGTTGGTGGCGTATACGTCACAATGTATTGAATCTTGATAATCACTAGGAACTTCCATGGACTATGAATGAAGCTTGGATGTGATTCTAATTTTCTGTTTTACTGTTTTATAGTAGGATTTAGTTGGCAAATGTTGTATCTGTAATGTACAAATTTTTCATAAGCATGTGATAAACAccgtttaaaattttgaatttgggtGAAGGTGCCTAACCTATCAATTATCAACATTACCAATTGAGCTACTATATCTTATGACTAACATAATTTAGGCCAATTTACAATAAAGTTTACGGGGATTTTGTTTTATGCTTTTTCCCCATAATATCTATCTTGgccttttaaaataatttatgtcaTTTTCATGAGTTAAAAATTGTTGAGTGACCAACCATGTTAACATGCTTTTTGTTGTGACTTGGGACAAATGGATAAGCTTTACTTGAAAACATGATTGAGCAACTTGCGTCAATACCTTACCTTCTTTATCATGATTGACATGTAGGTAAGATTTCGTTATTTTATTGTGTCAAGATAAACATTCTTATCAAGTTTGATGGATGTTATTGTCGTGTTTGATTTGTTGGATTGAATTTGTTTATGTCGGGTTAATAAagttttcaattaattaaattgaaagtCACTAAACAAATGGTACAAACTTATAAGCcaaaatgtataataaacaCAACCTTCTAAAGGGAAAATATGAcaaactaattaatttttttggtaaaaggAATGATGCTATGGATGTTAATCAATTCACATATAATCCTTTTTGTTTAAGATGTGATCATAACACATTGTGTCAATATCCTTTTGGATTGTGTTATCTGATAATAATGTATGGACACAAATACAtgagagtataaaattaataagTTTTCAGGCATAACTCGGTAGGTTGTCTAGTAGTCTGCATGTTGAGATGTGACTTTTCTGAAGGATATTGAGCTTACTGCAAAAACTGTAAGTAATTTTCATCAACTGAGGGGAAATTCTAACTTGGTTATATGCAGAAAGAGTGCAAGGTCTCTCTATGTTCATCTTAATCAGTGATTCTATATATTGTAAGCGAAACAAGCCTTTCCCAGTTTTTCCCTAAAGAGGCAACACAATGAAGAAatctaatttatattaaaattccCTTGCTTCTAGACAAGCTCTTGATTCCATACAATAATCCTTTATGCttggaaaaataattaaattctgTTTGTACCATTCTTTTCAACAGAATGATAAATATTGGTTGTTCAAATGGCACatacaaattaaatctaatTGGATCACCTGTATTCCATGCATATGGCTCAaatccttgatacttttcaaaTTAGTAGAGCGgaataaaaaaaagttcttatTGTTGAAGAAGTGCTGATCTTAATTCTTACAAGCTGCTGCTATCTGCTTAGTTGCTGCTATACTTACTTCCGTAGTTTTGTCTTGCTCAAGTACTATTTTTGTAAATTGAGGCCTCAAACATAAGGCTTGATGCAGTATATAACATGTGAGAAGGAGCCTCAGGCATAAATAAAGGCTTGTTGCATATGGCAGCTAACTACAGTATATTATCCGTGATTTTCAGTATAAGTAAATAAACTAAGACTTATCTTCATAGGCTGTATACAATATGAAATAGTCCTGATTGTCCTGTTTCATTGAACAATATGAAAATTCACTTGTATGTTCTATTTGCTGTATACCTTAAGCCACATATTCAATCTAAATTTTGGGATATGATATAATTTTGAATTGCTGTCGCCTTTTGCTGCATGATGTAAGCTGAAACAGTACATGACTCCGTTCATTTTATCAGAGATGTGTCTGAATTTAAAGAAATTCATATCAATTCATATTCAAAATATTGCATCGATTCAGGGGTGCAGGGGTTTTTCTAGTTATGTTTTAATCAATTCACATACTACTTCTGTGACCTGACAGTTACACtgttataataaaatttatatgttgCTTTATGGGTTGCTTGCCAATATATATGTGCTTGCAAGGGGTTGTTGTGCATGTTATTTTGTGAGAAAAAACCAGAGGGGTTTAGGGCA
It encodes:
- the LOC25489546 gene encoding uncharacterized protein, with protein sequence MNHDSSSLSNEETSNTRCTFCFPCFGSRHSTTTEPWWERVRASSVSRGFMKIREWSEIVAGPRWKTFIRRFNRNKSGGFRHAGKYQYDPLSYALNFDEGQNGEFENDSPDGFRNFSARYVAAVPTLKSDSTDLEQNVAVSSSE